Part of the Vigna angularis cultivar LongXiaoDou No.4 chromosome 1, ASM1680809v1, whole genome shotgun sequence genome, TGTGAAGCACAGTGGATTCTGTATTTACTGTGACGAGTTCAGCTGTCATCTCCTGTGACTATCCATCCATTTTGTACATAACTTACAATCCGTTTCATGGCCCAAAACACATTCATTGATGTGAAAGAAGGTTCAATCTTGGTCTTGTTTCTTCTTCCTATTCCAAAAAACTCAGGTTGCTACATTCTAAGACCCCTTATACCCCTGGGCTATTTCAAATTCTTGCCTCTAAGGTTGGCATGTTTTGGATATCCACATTCCAGCTTGCAGAGGGGTGTCAAAGTAATAACTAATAATTGATCGTTAATTtgtttaagcttctgttcaactGTCAATTCAGTTAATTATAGTGTGTTTGGAAAGCAACTGTCAATTCCATTATCCAAACCAGCAAAAGTAAAAGCAAGAGAAATTCATGTTGTACAACGTAACTCTATTCCAAACCTCCACTTAACCGGTTACTCTTTCTATTTTCTGTCAGATGCTTCTCTAAAGAATAGTTTTCAACTCATTACTTCAAAAGGTATGCAAAAAACATTCGGTATTGGGCCCTTTAAAAGAATTCTGTATTGGGCcctttaaaaaacatataattatgtCTTAAAAAGcaatttatatattacaataagtaaaacaaaacaaaaagatatttatattatgtaaaGAAACTATTAGTAtatgtatacatttttttcattttttttaataattattttttaaaataaaatttgtgggAATATATGTGCTAAACGTATACgtggttatttatttttgttctaacacaattgtattaaaataaaaacactatatagaattaaaaaaatatacgtaggccaaataaaaatataattattttaatttaaaataaccgttatttaaagataaaatttaaaaaaaaattatatatacaaaaataaagcaaaacaaaacattatagagaattaaaaaaaatatacgtaggccaaaatttcagaaaaaaaaaatctatcctTCATTATATCCAGCTTAAAAACAGGGTATGAAATGGAAACACTGTAATAAACAGAGGATTGAATTGTGAGTGAAATCTGATCCCAAAGGAAGAATGAACGCGGAAACTGAGCCAAAGGAATCTGAGTCAGATTGGGGCGAGTTGACTCGCGAGTTACTCATCAACATCCTCTCTCGACTCAGCGTTGAGGATCGATGGCGCGGCACCATGATGGTCTGCAAGTCATGGTTCAGCGCCTTCAAGGATCCCTCTCTTCACTCTGTTTTCGACCTCGATTCCCAATTCGACTCACCCCTCGAGTCAACTCGCTGGTGGACCCCTCAGTTCGAGGCCATGATCGATTCCATGCTTCAATCTGTCGTCAAATGGGCCCAATCCTCTCTCACCCAGATACGCATTCGCCACTGTTCCGATCGCTCTCTCGCCCTCGTCGCCCAAAGGTTCCAACTTTCTCCCAAATTCCCTTACCCGTTtgtttgaatgtttgaatgtTCGATGAAAGTAATGaatgttttctttgtaaaatcaaattaggataattagtattttttacGTAATTTTAGATCATTTAACGTGAATTAAACATGTCATAATTCGTTATGGTAGCATTTAAGATTTCAGTAATATGTactttacgttttttttttcttttaaattaggGCTTTGATTCCGAAATTCCAATATTTTAATCTGTGTGTTTATATGTTCCTTCTATTGTGAATAGAACATTAGGTTGGAGCATTTaacactttttaaaatatatttgaaactcAGATGCCCGAATATTGAGGTGCTGTCTATCAGAAGCTGCCCTCGTGTGACTGACGATTCTATGTGTAAGATAGCTTTGAGTTGTAAGAAGCTAAGGGAATTGGATATCAGCTATTGTTATGAGATAAGCCATGAGTCATTGGTGCTGATTGGAAGAACCTGTCCCAACCTTAAGGTTCTCAAAAGAAATTTCATGAATTGGCTTGATCCTTCCCAACACCAAGGCATTGTTCCTAATGAGTATCTAAATTCTTGTCCACAAGATGGAGATGATGAGGCTGTTGCAATTGCGAATTCCATGCCTGATCTTAAGCATCTTGAGATTAGGTTCTCCAAATTATCAGCCAAGGGTCTCAATTCCATATCTCAGGGATGTCCTAACCTTGAGTTCTTGGATTTGTCTGGGTGTGCTAACCTAACTAGTCGAGACATTGCAAATGCTTCTTGTAGTTTGGTGCACTTGAAAGAAATTAAGAAGCCAAATTTCTATATCCCCAGGTCTGTCTTCCACACTGAAAGGTATGGACATTGGAGTTTATATGATGAGAGGTTTCAAACAGATATTTTCCGAATCTGATCAGTGAGAGGAAGATTCATCCAAGATATAAACACTCTGAATTCATCACCTCATCTTTCTGCTGCTTTGTGAAAATCTTAGTTGGATCTCTAAGGTCCTTGTCAATTTGTCACAGTCAAGTATATATTGTAGAAATTACAATCTATGTAATTATATGTTGTTTGCCTTCCAtgtatttgtaattatttgacTATATGTGCTGTCTTGTCTCAGGTTTCCATAATGGATTTACATTATAGTATTCTAATTGTTTTTCtcctttgatgatgatgatgctgatgctgctgctgctgcattACTTCTTTTATGTTTCTCTTCAGAGTACCATAAGTTGTCTCAGAAATTTATCTTAGTACCCTCACTGTTTCCAAATATATAAGCTTATAGAACATTTATCTGCAGCTAGAATTTGAATAGGTTCATTGAGTGAATAATTGCCTTGTTATTGTAGCTACTGTCATTGAGTAAGTTTTTGATTCTGATGTTTGAGATGAGTTCACTCTTTTTGTACAGAATGCCTCTGtacaaaagaatttttttaattcgcCAACCTTTACTTTTTGTATACCTattcaaactttttattttcaatagatACACGGTAGGAGTTAAGCCATAGTAGTATAAAATAAAGCTTAACAAATACATGTTAATGTTTGTTATTATGGTATGGTAGTATTATAAGTAGTTTCGCTTTTTTAAAGGTATACATGTTTTgtaagcttttttttttgtcgttgAGTATTATTATTGGTACCGtttatattgatatatatttatcttctacaaatataaaaaataaaataagaatttcacTTCTACAgttaatataaacatttatcTTTAGAGTTCATATATCAACACACACTTATAAATGTTATACGTTTGTTATGTTGTTTTACCtgtgttttatatatattgcaAAAGTTCTGTTGTCTCTCTTCATGTTAGCTAAGCTTATGTTGATCGAGCTCGAGTGGCCGAGCTTAGTTTTTAGTCGAATCGTTGGAAGATCTTGCATGACCCAGTTATCCACATCCGCATCCACAAGAAACACGAAGACGCTGTTTGGCTTCAGCCGCAAGGGAGATCTTCCACACGTCTTGGACTTTGGGCCAGTCTCGTTTCTTCTCCAAACTTTATAGAGGTATTTTGATCAATGCAAAAGAACTTAACACACCTTGACGAGCTCTCCCTCTCACAtatctttgttttctcttttcttattcttttatattatgagTTTATATTAACTCTTTAAAAGAGATCTTGCTAGTTCTACTGTGGATACATCTTTAAAGACAATGATTATTCACAACTCAGAAAATCCATTTAATATTTGTTCTTATCAAATTTCCGACATGTTATGCATAgcattatacatttttaaagtaaagcatgagtacaaatataaaaattaaagctGCATAtgtaatgatttattttattatattttttattatcgaCTAATCTAAAAGACCATGTAAAAAGCTTTTAGCTCTGAAAATTAAACCGAGAAAGTTTGAAGGTTGGATAATGTTTTTGGATGGCATTGTAATGAAAGCAAGATGAAGATACAGGTCTAAGGAATTGGATATAGAGAACTAAAAGCGATGAATTGACAGCAACCTGATGAAAAAGCCAACAGTTAATGCTACTCACCATGTACTCGAGCAGGACATTTCAGCAGCGCTCGTGAGCAGGTTCTCGCTTACACAATTTCAATTACCAGCATCATATTCGCTTTTTCATTCTCatccataatattttttttccaatatcCGATCATGCTTAGCGAAAAAGGCAATTAATAATATCCGGTTTAAGCTTCAGAAACGATGAGACACCACCAAGTTGTTTCGCCAATTCACCTGCGACTCGATCCATATAGAGCGCATATAGTCCATTTCTGCTTTCTAGAAGTTCTAATGCTTTTCTTGCCTGCACAATTGATGTCACCCAATCTTCAAGAAGCACTGAAATGTCATTGTTACCACAAGTTACCGctcagtttaattttttttaatttggttcatCTTTATTACAGTCAGTTAACAAAAGAATATACAGTAT contains:
- the LOC108323698 gene encoding F-box protein SKIP1 — translated: MNAETEPKESESDWGELTRELLINILSRLSVEDRWRGTMMVCKSWFSAFKDPSLHSVFDLDSQFDSPLESTRWWTPQFEAMIDSMLQSVVKWAQSSLTQIRIRHCSDRSLALVAQRCPNIEVLSIRSCPRVTDDSMCKIALSCKKLRELDISYCYEISHESLVLIGRTCPNLKVLKRNFMNWLDPSQHQGIVPNEYLNSCPQDGDDEAVAIANSMPDLKHLEIRFSKLSAKGLNSISQGCPNLEFLDLSGCANLTSRDIANASCSLVHLKEIKKPNFYIPRSVFHTERYGHWSLYDERFQTDIFRI